The sequence TCAACTGCGATACTCCACCCTTTGAAGACGAGTACGGAGCGTAGTTTTCGCCGCCTATGAAGCTGTTGATGGAGGCGATGTTGACTATTTTGCCTGATCGTCGAGGAACCATGTGTCGTCCGGCTGCTTGACAGAGGAAGAATAGTGCCTTGAGGTTGACATCCATCACCTGCCGTCTGTAAGTTTGAAAAATGCAATGGGGCAATGCTGGTCCTTACGGCATCCCATTCTTCCTCTGAGACCGATAGggcctcttttctcttcaaGATACCCCCACAGTTGACGAGGATATCGATTCTTCCGTCCATGACATCCAGTGCTTGCTGAAAGACACCCTTGACCGCGTCCATGTCACCCAGGTCGCACAAAATAATCTCTGCTCTTACCCCCCTATCCCGAATGTCATCAGCTGTGTCAGTGTTGGTCGTATCACGCTGGGCGATGCAGACCGAGGCTCCCGCATCAGCCAAAGCAATGGCAATAGCGGCCCCAATGCCTCGTGATCCTCCCGTGACAAAGGCGTTTTTGCCTCTGAGAGAAAAGAGGTCGAGAGCGGGGATTTGAGGTGTTGGTTCCGCTGCCGGCGTCGACATGATGAAAACTTGTGCTTGTCTGGGAAACTGTGTCTTTCGCTCGAGTGGACAGGGTCTTGATtcattttctttttcttatttattctGCTTTTATACATGCAGGCTCCTCGATCCTCACGATGGCTCCCGAGACAATTCCGGCTTTAGAACCCGAATGATTAATCATTCTTCGGCTTCCAAGCCGATACATAATCACAAATGGGTAATTTGAGTCCAGATAGGCTCCACGATAAGAATGAGATATCATCACGGCGTCGGGACAGCGCAGACAGAACAAGTGTGAGCGACAAAATTGGTACAGCGTGTGAGGTGATTAGCGGTGTCAATATGTAAGGAATGAGCCTGCCTCTGGAGGCTGGAGCAACAAGTGCCTCCAAGCGAAGAGTAACATCTGAGGAAGAGAGTACAGAACAAGTTTCCAGACAGGCCCCTCATTTCTAGCTTTTTCTTAAAAGGTGTACCCTGGAAATTATTACAAAAAGAGGGAGAACACTCATCGTCTCGTTCTGGTGACAGCATGGCTTACTCCTTGTGATGCACGATGCTGACTACCCAACAGCCACCGACCGGAGTAGTCCGTCTCTCCCCGGCCAACCTAAACTAGGGCGTGATCGACACTCGGCTACCTCAATCCGAGTTGCATCCTCGGGTCTTGGCATACTTCAAAGTCCGAAATGTCTAGTCCACATTCAGCGGCTGGCAAAGGTCTAGTTTACCGAGTCGTTGCCGACAACATTTATCTTTAGCCGAGTCCATCTTACGGACTTTGTCTTTGGCAACTACACAATCACAATGACTTCTTTATTTCCAGTCCAGCCTTCGAAAGAAAGCGCTCCTGGGCAGGAGGGGCAGACCTTAGAGAAGGGCTTGGCGTTGGAACCCAACGACGCCATGAACCCCTCTCTCGATGACTCTTCCGTTGACGGGTCAAACTTCGTTCGAGCTCAACTTGGGCTGGACTCGCTCAATCCTGACTTTTCACTTCCGCAATACCTCTTGTCTCGTCAGATTGACGTTGCCGTTAAAGACAATGCACCAATCGATCTCTCCAAGTTCCAATCGCCGTTTACCTGGTCGaccaagaaaaaaattacCATCCTGTCAGGAACCTTTATGGCTTCAATGCTTGCTGCCTACTCTGCAGGTGCTTACGCCCTTGCCTCAGAGCCGCTGAGGCATAAATGGAATGTCGGCGACACGGCCTTCAACGCCGGTATTACCTTGTTTGTGGGCGGCTTTGGCTGTACGCCCATGATCCTTGCGCCCGTGAGCGAACTGCACGGTCGATACTGGGTCTTTGTTGGCTCTGGAgttgtcttcttcctcggtaCGCTAGGGTGCGCACTCACGGATAGTTACCCCGGCATGTTGGTCTCCCGCTTTGTGACCGGATGTGGTGCCGCTGTCTTTGCGACGTTGACAGGGGGTGTTGTGAGCGACCTCTATCATAAACAAGATCGCAATACACCTATGGCACTCTACTCTCTCTCGATCATGGTCGGCACAGGCTTTGGACCACTGGTTAGTGGAATTGCCGTCGATCACTTGGGGTGGAGATGGATCTTTTATCTTCAACTCATCGCCATCGGAGCCACGACGGCagttctcttcctcttcttcggaGAGACGCGCAGCAATGTGCTCTTGAGAAGAATGTGCAAAgagctcaacaccatgcaGTACGAAACGGTGACTGGAGCGATCGTGCAATTCTCTCCCTCTGTCGCAGAAGCCCTGCACCTCGACATCAGCATCATCTGGAGAAGCTTTGCGTTCCCCCTTAAGCTGCTAGTCACCGAGTCTGTTGTGTTTTGGTTTTCCGTCTGGGCTTCGTTCGCTTGGGCTATTCTGTACATGCAGTTCAGCAGTATCGGAATTGTTTTTAGAGGCGTTTACGGTTTCAACAGCACCCAAGTGGGAGCGGTTTACACAGCTGTCATTGTTGGATCGATCCTCAGCATCTTTTTGGCACTCGTTCAAGAGCCTATTGTTCGAAGAGTGTTCCCTCACAAGGCCCCATCAAGTACTCCCGAACAGcgtctcttctctccctgCGTCCAATCCATCCTATTACCTATCGGCTTGTTCTGGTTCGGATTCAGTGCGAAAACCAGCGTATCTTGGGTTTCGCCAGCACTGGCTGTGGGCTCCTGCACAATGGGAATTTTCAGCATTTATTTGGCTGTGTTCAATTACCTGGCTGACACCTATCATCAATACGCCTCGTCGGCCCTGGCAGCCCAGAGTCTCTGCCGGAATCTATTGGGAGGAGTGTTTCCGCTCATCACAGCGCGCATGATCTCAAGCTTGACATTGGGAGGTACAGGAGGTTTGCTCGGTGGTCTTGGATTGCTGTTGACTACTATTCCTTGGTTGTTGTATTTCTTTGGACGCAAGATTCGGTCGCGGAGTCCGTTTGCCAGGGAGATGGAGCATTAGGCCAATAGTATGAGATATAGTATGGCTGATGACCACTTTTGGAGACGTCATTGATGAGAATACGAATAAGACACAGTAACTACAGGTGCAGGTTCGTTATAACTTGCAAATACATAATCCCCCAAGTCGCGCTACAAGTCAAAAGTACCGTTCAAGCACTCTTCTCTG comes from Fusarium falciforme chromosome 11, complete sequence and encodes:
- a CDS encoding MFS domain-containing protein; the encoded protein is MTSLFPVQPSKESAPGQEGQTLEKGLALEPNDAMNPSLDDSSVDGSNFVRAQLGLDSLNPDFSLPQYLLSRQIDVAVKDNAPIDLSKFQSPFTWSTKKKITILSGTFMASMLAAYSAGAYALASEPLRHKWNVGDTAFNAGITLFVGGFGCTPMILAPVSELHGRYWVFVGSGVVFFLGTLGCALTDSYPGMLVSRFVTGCGAAVFATLTGGVVSDLYHKQDRNTPMALYSLSIMVGTGFGPLVSGIAVDHLGWRWIFYLQLIAIGATTAVLFLFFGETRSNVLLRRMCKELNTMQYETVTGAIVQFSPSVAEALHLDISIIWRSFAFPLKLLVTESVVFWFSVWASFAWAILYMQFSSIGIVFRGVYGFNSTQVGAVYTAVIVGSILSIFLALVQEPIVRRVFPHKAPSSTPEQRLFSPCVQSILLPIGLFWFGFSAKTSVSWVSPALAVGSCTMGIFSIYLAVFNYLADTYHQYASSALAAQSLCRNLLGGVFPLITARMISSLTLGGTGGLLGGLGLLLTTIPWLLYFFGRKIRSRSPFAREMEH